The genomic segment AGTATGATAATTGTTTAGCGGAGGTTAAGCTCAGAGGAGATAAAATAATTATCCAAACCACGTAAAAAAATTGGATGCCCTACTTTACTCATATTTTTGGAATACTTATTTCCATAAACCGGTGTTGTTTTTAACAATTTAGATACTGAAGCttatttcatatacaaatattgggtaatatatattagaatacatttataaataaaataaactcgATTTAACTCTTAGAATAGAATGGAATTCAAAGATTTTCTAAATGATAAGTACTTGATATACAACCCTCTCATTCCttctatttacatttttatttttcacattcaATTCAAGGAAATAGCTTCCACCACAGTTACACATCAATACTTGAAAACATTGGAAATGAAAAAAGGCTTTTTTTTACAAAAGAGaatgacataaattaaaattatatatatattttaagaaaacCTATTAGGCTGAAAATAATTTTGTCCAGCCTAACTGGTTTCTCCTCATGGTGGGGACTACCACTAAACACGTGTCGCAATCTTAAAGAGATCATTttcatttgcttttttttttctttcatcgaAAGTCAAGGGATCCACTGGTTTCTCCAGTTTCATCTCAAATCTTCTCCAGCTTCTCTGCTTTGACCACAGGATTAGCGCGTGCAATCTCCTCTCTCCCAACCTTCTTGAAATCGAACGTACACCCGTGATTCTCTGGATACCTATGGGACCCGCAAAATGTAATCTCGCATTTGCATCTGAACCCGGTCAACCCGACCCGTTTCCTGCAAACCATGCATCGAATCGGTTGTTGCTGTTGCGGCCGTTGCTCAGCCACCAGGGCAACCTCCACCGAAGGAACTGACGATTCTCCAATGAATTCAGGCAGAGTGAACAGCGGAACCTGAGAAACGGATTCGACAACGACTGATGAAGACGAAGGAGAGGAAGAAAGAGATGATTTGATGGAAGTAGCTCCCTGTTGTTCCTTAAGACGGAAATCTCTATAACATTTAGAGCAAAGATTCATTGTCGCCGGACTTCCGAAAAAGCCGCAGTTGTTAACGCAAAGACGGTG from the Gossypium hirsutum isolate 1008001.06 chromosome D09, Gossypium_hirsutum_v2.1, whole genome shotgun sequence genome contains:
- the LOC107908701 gene encoding zinc finger A20 and AN1 domain-containing stress-associated protein 6 isoform X2; the encoded protein is MIASLRFISFVHILPSTFSFQDLTSSKFNFTRNLADRKIFSFLKMAEEHRCQTPEGHRLCVNNCGFFGSPATMNLCSKCYRDFRLKEQQGATSIKSSLSSSPSSSSVVVESVSQVPLFTLPEFIGESSVPSVEVALVAEQRPQQQQPIRCMVCRKRVGLTGFRCKCEITFCGSHRYPENHGCTFDFKKVGREEIARANPVVKAEKLEKI
- the LOC107908701 gene encoding zinc finger A20 and AN1 domain-containing stress-associated protein 6 isoform X3 → MAEEHRCQTPEGHRLCVNNCGFFGSPATMNLCSKCYRDFRLKEQQGATSIKSSLSSSPSSSSVVVESVSQVPLFTLPEFIGESSVPSVEVALVAEQRPQQQQPIRCMVCRKRVGLTGFRCKCEITFCGSHRYPENHGCTFDFKKVGREEIARANPVVKAEKLEKI
- the LOC107908701 gene encoding zinc finger A20 and AN1 domain-containing stress-associated protein 6 isoform X1; translated protein: MIASLRFISFVHILPSTFSFQDLADLTSSKFNFTRNLADRKIFSFLKMAEEHRCQTPEGHRLCVNNCGFFGSPATMNLCSKCYRDFRLKEQQGATSIKSSLSSSPSSSSVVVESVSQVPLFTLPEFIGESSVPSVEVALVAEQRPQQQQPIRCMVCRKRVGLTGFRCKCEITFCGSHRYPENHGCTFDFKKVGREEIARANPVVKAEKLEKI